One genomic segment of Falco peregrinus isolate bFalPer1 chromosome 7, bFalPer1.pri, whole genome shotgun sequence includes these proteins:
- the RP1L1 gene encoding retinitis pigmentosa 1-like 1 protein isoform X2 — MNQMPDDYLSTTSSYNYEQPFPTVARTSTVTRVPPAKKITFFKSGDPQFAGVKMAINQRSFKSFNALMDDLSHRVPLPFGVRTITTPRGIHCISELDQLEDGGCYLCSDKKYVKPINITSVGHRPGPPRNGRPSSTMRRAAQEGKLEDYSAPFTHHGPRIPKKITLVKNGESGFRRSIILNRRNARSFKTLLDEISEILQFPVKKLYTADGKKIDSMQALLHCPSVLVCVGREPFKPVSMENLRKHSVEKLPNLAPRSNGNNVNENNEMNFGLEAKKSVIHPRSASSNRSMRFSLSSEKSYPNGLAASPDNGAPFSNGCSHSKPGDLVHSLVNDDIEKRVHVNKDGSLSVEMKVRFRLLNDETLQWSTQIRKSNLMNQMPCQESGVEEDSGVDPIQKMNPEASSEADESLYPCDIDSYMSKLEESECDEAHCHSCGKKHQDYDIWKNPMHTSQREEPRVQCTWHTRSSCSSTSSRRRVVHRKMASMDSLHTTSSEEFSEHIVQESSSYSETIENRVAYRSIKKCMCRSDLSTGASNGEDQQEYTRTSTGNSQRPSSLGLMSHSSCENNLDTQDAPEDHEASKKNLQNEDESCSEVSSVKCLKDDMEEVESSRVGSVMSGSSLQSRQSKKNVCEETSSVGRSMSSSSLQNTHQENNTKCSTPASSVHSKSSNCATPRAKSEQGDHSDDNVVSSFSSESCPKKEDEDAEAEQGENEINDVSSVSAKTKPSQSVRDESSDSERCSTQGTSHSRASDRHSKRSDSNEIVLCNASCSSKGSKKSKHSYINVDAQSEMSVSSLESTWNKKKNSLHADDARSCSRASNYSKSSCEIKKKSVGDAMSHRSGSLHSNISFTSEAEVIAGFTEEKSLKSTTNAYSESSKGSKKRSHREENSKTPSVCSSVSSPNEKAGEGRSKINSEATSRQGSMSESVCSKSVHSTGTGIRNGNPASVFSRASSKSEVKGKCSLTQTSQESNDRYSQSNVSQSSKARPRKTTNLHVKMSNSSRASLSENLSVCSMHCPVPPKGKPNSNKIRSNMLKNSSISSIGTESVLTTGKEQKEIVDSSKATSYGSKSAATEINDQENKEIDDSCNRKVEEELEDTGVQEEGSDLMPSALPNTSPEEVVQEWLSKIPSETLLMKYEMEDGAEEECNEATTEVSNSINTEEISENEKAEKKNVEEAENEAKGEEGQETEEGTAINEEAEVCVNQEESPEALSEAAKADQAECSQSVTSSQNNNRRDLPTSVKTSVQIMKALLSSKHETKFDRSHSLPEVSPTMGRKLSNSANILITCLASLQLLDENSEDPSDTSKYLNKSRYMELLNIFQALWFGCTAEKSGPSSGQEASEQAKTASGFKSPKSVDYDFTPLSSSGVDVSSGSGGSVEDSTAGAKDCALKAQKTAGFKSVEPVENVETGTELTEAEGQSKEEELSSRPSTACSKSKGEEKAQSTRGSSVIQEAEENKEDQCSNCENGQEEGGEGGNQENSKLTESGEQEAEAVNDELPKENLEEEADQLATTDDANVNDADCGTELKAAVEEQLGEESPNDPESKVDMTTSMDTTLVQQKSADPDPVWVLRLLKKIEKEFMAHYVSAMNEFKVRWNLQNNQQTDKMILELKEEVSKRIQRSIEKELRKIKTRAGKNMPRPPDEPLKHESTLQIEQRRRRLQTIHKMSLFSEKNGTQTRTQRLESTSDLPFDVDEDIAFDAAFEASTSTQSSEEEYCPCDSCLRKKMASKPIRNPVVATNAPIMKAFDLQQILRLKKNDNEEACVSEAAQDTKTIPSSSMEEAAENGNPKEENDAGELQPNEMEVESNEEKEAELNDVGSSALNGDGEGPETAESQNCEMEDEETKEEENEEAEEVGEETKEREEEEDEAKEEEEENEEEEITKAEEEETKEEEGETKEKEDEELKEEAAEEVEIKEEEEKQEEGKEAEEEETKEEEEEEEEGEVEEEEEVKEEDEETKEEEEGLKEEEEETKEEEEEEVKVEEEETKEEEEGEGEGEGEEEETKEEEEEVKEEEEETKGEEEEEVKEEETKEEDEEVKEKEEEKKEEQEEVEEDEVETKEEEKEEVKENEEETKEEEEEEVEEDEEEKKDEGEEVKEDEEEKKDEGEEVDEDEEETKEEEEEEVKEDEEEKKEEEEEVEKDEEETNEEEEEEVKEDEEETKEEEEGVKEEDEGKKEDEDVKDEEETKEEEKVQEEEDVTKEDEEAKEDEEETKQEEQEVEEEEENPKEEEEEAKEEEEINKEEKEANGEEEDKEDTQNEEQEAEEKSKAEDEADNEAEEAEEPEDEDIGADDVEEMDKCRGDAGSGTDNNPEDVAEGNEEAEQDEAEAVEDTNPESEGEACSAEEENNSEGDDKYDENDEKPTSDDPDKAHEKHEDKGNNKVSESASKIKGKKTNKRLETLNKTAAYSCYSSVRSFSHKSQKGSEDEEECKDDTDFVNNHPNGEAQTDESSKPSQMYPDSEEEEEDKVSSCTDPLGDEDPADAEGIGAKEVEHTDEVQASKKKEDSDHIDQDDLDF, encoded by the exons ATGAATCAGATGCCTGATGACTACCTGTCAACCACTAGCTCCTACAACTATGAGCAGCCCTTTCCCACCGTGGCTCGGACAAGCACTGTCACCAGGGTACCCCCagccaaaaaaataacattcttcaaGAGCGGAGATCCTCAGTTTGCAGGAGTCAAGATGGCCATCAATCAGAGAAGCTTCAAGAGCTTCAATGCACTCATGGATGACCTTTCTCATCGGGTCCCACTGCCATTTGGGGTACGGACCATCACTACCCCACGAGGAATACATTGCATCAGTGAGCTGGACCAGCTGGAGGATGGAGGATGCTACCTTTGCTCCGACAAGAAGTATGTCAAACCTATTAACATCACTTCTGTGGGACACAGGCCAGGCCCTCCGCGAAATGGTCGTCCCTCCAGTACCATGAGAAGAGCAGCTCAGGAGGGCAAGCTTGAAGATTATTCCGCACCTTTCACTCACCACGGCCCCAGAATACCCAAGAAAATCACTCTAGTTAAAAACGGGGAAAGTGGTTTTCGACGCTCAATTATCTTGAATCGCAGAAATGCCAGGAGTTTCAAAACGCTCCTGGATGAGATTTCAGAGATCCTGCAGTTCCCAGTAAAGAAACTCTACACTGCTGATGGGAAGAAG ATCGACAGCATGCAGGCTCTGCTTCACTGCCCCAGCGTGCTGGTGTGTGTCGGTCGGGAGCCATTTAAACCTGTATCGATGGAGAATTTGCGGAAACACTCAGTGGAGAAGCTGCCCAACCTGGCTCCCCGTTCCAACGGCAACAATGTcaatgaaaacaatgaaa TGAACTTTGGACTGGAAGCCAAAAAAAGTGTTATCCATCCACGGTCAGCATCAAGCAATAGGTCAATGAGATTTTCTTTATCATCAGAAAAGTCGTATCCTAATGGTCTTGCTGCCTCACCAGATAATGGTGCACCTTTCTCAAACGGTTGCTCACATTCAAAACCTGGAGACCTGGTCCATTCCTTGGTCAACGATGACATAGAAAAACGGGTGCATGTGAACAAGGATGGAAGCTTGTCCGTTGAGATGAAAGTCCGTTTCCGCTTGCTAAATGATGAGACTTTGCAGTGGTCCACTCAGATCAGAAAGTCCAATCTGATGAACCAGATGCCTTGCCAAGAGTCAGGCGTAGAGGAGGACAGTGGAGTAGACCCCATACAGAAAATGAACCCAGAAGCCAGCTCAGAGGCAGATGAATCATTATATCCCTGTGATATTGATTCTTACATGTCAAAACTTGAGGAATCAGAATGTGATGAGGCTCATTGTCACAGCTGTGGAAAGAAACACCAGGACTATGACATTTGGAAAAACCCCATGCACACATCCCAGAGGGAAGAGCCCAGAGTACAATGCACCTGGCACACACGGTCATCATGCTCCAGCACATCTTCCCGGAGGAGAGTAGTCCACAGAAAAATGGCATCCATGGATAGCCTCCACACCACGTCCAGTGAGGAATTCTCTGAGCACATTGTGCAAGAGTCCTCATCCTACTCAGAGACTATAGAGAACAGAGTGGCATACCGATCCATTAAAAAGTGTATGTGTCGAAGTGATCTGTCTACAGGTGCTTCCAATGGAGAGGACCAACAAGAATACACTCGGACAAGCACGGGCAATAGTCAGAGACCTTCATCCTTGGGTTTAATGTCACATTCAAGCTGTGAAAACAACCTGGATACTCAAGACGCCCCTGAAGACCATGAGgccagcaaaaaaaatttacaaaatgaaGATGAAAGTTGTTCTGAAGTTTCCTCTGTGAAATGTCTAAAGGATGATATGGAAGAGGTTGAAAGCAGCAGAGTTGGGAGTGTCATGTCAGGATCTTCTCTGCAGTCCAGACAGAGCAAGAAGAATGTATGTGAGGAAACAAGTAGTGTGGGTAGGAGCATGTCCTCCTCAAGCCTTCAGAACACACATCAAGAAAATAACACTAAGTGCTCTACTCCTGCCAGCAGTGTGCACAGCAAGTCTAGCAACTGTGCTACGCCAAGAGCAAAGAGCGAACAGGGTGACCACTCTGATGACAATGTAGtctcctccttctccagtgAGTCCTGCCCTAAGAAAGAGGATGAAGACGCTGAAGCAgaacaaggagaaaatgaaatcaatGATGTCAGCTCAGTGTCAGCAAAAACAAAGCCCAGCCAATCAGTTAGAGATGAAAGCAGTGACAGTGAACGATGCTCTACGCAAGGAACCTCCCATTCCAGAGCTAGTGACAGGCACAGCAAGAGAAGTGACAGCAATGAGATCGTTCTGTGCAATGCCTCTTGCTCTTCCAAAGGATCCAAAAAGAGCAAACACAGCTATATTAATGTGGATGCACAGTCTGAAATGTCTGTGTCATCACTTGAATCCACTTGGAATAAAAAGAAGAATTCCCTACATGCAGATGATGCGAGATCATGCAGCAGGGCATCTAATTACTCCAAAAGCTCAtgtgaaatcaagaaaaaatcTGTCGGAGACGCCATGTCTCATAGGTCAGGTTCTCTTCACTCCAACATTTCATTTACTAGTGAAGCAGAGGTAATTGCAGGTTTTACTGAGGAGAAAAGCTTGAAAAGTACAACCAATGCCTACAGTGAATCCTCAAAAGGCTCAAAGAAGAGAAGCCATAGAGAAGAAAATAGCAAGACACCTTCCGTCTGCTCGAGCGTTTCAAGCCCTAATGAAAAAGCTGGAGAGGGTCGTTCCAAGATTAATTCAGAGGCCACTTCAAGACAGGGAAGTATGAGTGAGAGTGTTTGTTCAAAAAGTGTCCACTCAACTGGGACTGGCATTAGGAATGGAAATCCTGCAAGTGTCTTTTCAAGAGCCTCTTCTAAGTCAGAAGTAAAAGGTAAATGTTCATTGACACAGACATCCCAGGAAAGTAACGATAGGTATTCACAGTCAAACGTATCTCAATCTTCAAAAGCAAGGCCAAGAAAAACTACAAATCTTCATGTGAAGATGTCAAACTCCAGCCGAGCGTCATTGTCTGAGAATTTGTCGGTATGTAGTATGCATTGCCCTGTCCCACCAAAAGGGAAACCGAACAGCAACAAAATACGTTCAAACATGTTGAAGAATTCCTCCATTAGCAGCATAGGTACTGAGTCAGTGCTGACCacaggaaaagagcagaaagaaattgTAGATTCCTCCAAAGCCACTTCCTATGGGTCTAAATCAGCTGCGACTGAAATAAATGATCAGGAGAATAAAGAGATTGATGATTCTTGCAACAGAAAAGTTGAGGAAGAGTTAGAAGACACAGGCgtgcaggaggaagggagcGATTTAATGCCATCTGCTCTACCAAATACATCTCCAGAAGAAGTTGTGCAAGAATGGCTAAGTAAAATCCCGTCAGAAACATTGCTTATGAAATATGAAATGGAGGACGGTGCAGAAGAGGAATGTAATGAGGCAACCACCGAGGTATCGAACAGTATAAATACAGAGGAAATCTCAGAGAatgaaaaagctgagaaaaagaatGTGGAGGAGGCTGAAAATGAGGCAAAGGGTGAAGAGGGACAAGAGACAGAAGAAGGCACTGCTATTAATGAAGAGGCTGAAGTATGTGTGAATCAGGAAGAAAGCCCTGAGGCTTTGTCCGAAGCTGCCAAAGCTGACCAGGCAGAATGCAGCCAGTCAGTTACATCCAGCCAAAATAACAACAGAAGAGACCTTCCAACCTCTGTCAAGACTTCTGTCCAGATCATGAAGGCCTTGCTCAGttcaaaacatgaaacaaaatttgACCGATCACACAGTTTGCCTGAAGTGTCCCCCACTATGGGAAGAAAACTGAGTAACTCTGCCAACATTTTGATTACTTGTCTTGCCAGTCTCCAGCTCCTTGATGAAAATTCAGAAGATCCATCAGATacatcaaaatatttgaataagTCGAGGTATATGGAGctgctaaatatttttcaggccCTGTGGTTTGgatgcacagctgaaaaaagtgGTCCAAGTTCAGGTCAAGAGGCAAGTGAGCAGGCAAAAACAGCCTCTGGGTTTAAATCCCCCAAATCTGTAGATTATGACTTCACCCCCCTGTCCTCCTCTGGGGTCGATGTTAGCAGTGGTTCTGGTGGCTCAGTAGAAGACAGTACCGCTGGTGCCAAGGACTGTGCCTTAAAGGCACAGAAAACTGCTGGATTCAAATCAGTTGAACCAGTGGAAAATGTAGAGACTGGCACGGAACTGACTGAGGCTGAGGGGCAAAGTAAGGAGGAAGAGCTGTCATCCCGACCTTCCACAGCCTGTTCAAAATCAAAAGGTGAGGAAAAAGCACAGTCTACTAGAGGGAGCTCTGTAATTCAGGAGGCAGAAGAGAATAAGGAAGATCAGTGCAGTAACTGTGAAAATGGtcaggaggaagggggagaaggtggaaaccaagaaaacagcaaattaaCTGAAAGTGGAGAACAAGAAGCTGAAGCTGTGAATGATGAActtccaaaagaaaatcttgaagAGGAAGCTGATCAGCTAGCCACTACGGATGATGCAAATGTCAATGATGCTGATTGTGGGacagagctgaaagcagctgTAGAAGAACAGCTTGGAGAAGAGTCTCCAAATGACCCAGAGTCCAAAGTCGATATGACCACCAGTATGGACACAACCCTTGTCCAGCAGAAGTCAGCGGATCCAGACCCAGTTTGGGTCCTGagactgcttaaaaaaattgaGAAGGAATTCATGGCTCACTATGTCAGTGCCATGAATGAATTCAAAGTCAGGTGGAACCTGCAGAACAATCAGCAGACAGATAAAATGATACTAGAGCTGAAGGAGGAAGTGAGTAAAAGGATACAAAGAAGCATAGAGAAAGAGCTGAGGAAGATCAAAACCAGAGCAGGAAAGAATATGCCAAGACCTCCAGATGAACCACTCAAGCATGAGTCAACACTCCAAATTGAGCAGAGGAGACGGCGATTGCAAACTATACATAAAATGTCACTCTTCAGTGAGAAGAATGGAACCCAGACTAGAACCCAGAGGCTAGAGAGCACATCAGACTTACCATTTGACGTAGATGAAGATATAGCATTTGATGCAGCATTTGAGGCCAGTACTAGTACACAAAGTAGTGAGGAGGAATACTGCCCATGTGACTCttgcttgaggaaaaaaatggcttcCAAGCCAATAAGAAACCCAGTGGTGGCCACCAATGCCCCAATCATGAAAGCATTTGATTTACAGCAAATCCTGAGGTTGAAGAAAAACGACAATGAGGAAGCCTGTGTCTCAGaagcagcccaggataccaAAACAATTCCCAGCAGTTCTatggaggaagcagcagaaaatggcAACCCAAAAGAGGAGAATGATGCGGGTGAACTCCAGCCAAATGAAATGGAAGTGGAGAGCAATgaggaaaaggaggcagaatTAAATGATGTAGGCAGCTCAGCGTTGAACGGAGATGGAGAAGGACCTGAAACAGCAGAGAGTCAAAACTGTGAGATGGAGgatgaagaaaccaaagaagaggaaaatgaagaggcagaagaagtgggggaagaaacaaaagagagagaagaagaggaagatgaagcaaaagaggaggaggaagagaatgaggaagaagaaataacgaaggcagaagaagaggaaacaaaagaggaggagggagaaacaaaagagaaagaagatgaGGAACtaaaagaggaagcagcagaggaagtggaaataaaagaggaggaagagaagcaggaggaagggaaggaggcggaagaggaagaaacaaaagaggaggaagaggaa gaagaggaaggggaagtggaagaggaagaggaagtgaaagaggaagatgaagaaacaaaagaggaggaagagggactgaaggaggaagaggaagaaacaaaagaagaagaggaagaggaagtaaaggtggaagaggaagaaacaaaagaggaagaggaaggagaaggggaaggggaaggggaagaggaagaaacaaaagaggaggaagaggaagtgaaggaggaagaggaagaaacaaaaggggaggaggaagaggaagtgaaggaggaagaaacaaaagaggaggatgaggaagtgaaggagaaagaggaagaaaaaaaagaggagcaaGAGGAAGTGGAGGAGGATGAGGTGGAAacaaaagaggaggagaaagaggaagtgaaggagaatgaggaagaaacaaaagaggaggaggaagaggaagtggaggaggatgaggaagaaaaaaaagatgagggaGAGGAAGTGAaggaggatgaggaagaaaaaaaagatgagggaGAGGAAGTggatgaggatgaggaagaaacaaaagaggaggaggaagaggaagtgaaggaggatgaggaagaaaaaaaagaggaggaagaggaagtggagaaggatgaggaagaaacaaatgaggaggaggaagaggaagtgaaggaggatgaggaagaaacaaaagaggaggaggagggagtgaaagaggaggatgaaggaaaaaaagaagatgaagacgttaaggatgaggaagaaacaaaagaggaggagaaggtgcaagaagaggaagatgtaACAAAGGAGGatgaagaagcaaaagaagatgaggaagaaacaaaacaagaggaGCAGGAagtggaagaagaggaagaaaacccaaaagaggaggaggaagaagcaaaagaggaagaagaaataaataaagaggagaaggaagcaaaTGGGGAAGAGGAAGATAAAGAAGACACTCAAAATGAAGAGCAGGAAGCTGAGGAGAAGTCCAAAGCTGAAGATGAAGCTGACAATGAAGCTGAAGAAGCAGAGGAGCCAGAGGATGAAGACATTGGAGCTGATGATGTGGAAGAGATGGACAAatgcagaggagatgctggctCTGGAACTGACAATAATCCTGAAGATGTTGCAGAAGGCAATGAAGAAGCTGAGCAGGATGAAGCTGAGGCAGTGGAAGACACAAATCCAGAGTCAGAAGGTGAGGCATGTTCagctgaggaggaaaacaacagTGAAGGAGATGACAAATATGATGAGAATGATGAGAAACCTACCAGTGATGACCCTGAcaaagcacatgaaaaacaTGAAGACAAAGGCAACAACAAGGTTTCTGAGAGTGCCTCAAAgatcaaaggcaaaaaaaccaacaaaagacTAGAGACTCTGAACAAAACAGCAGCCTATTCTTGTTATTCTTCTGTAAGAAGCTTCTCACACAAATCCCAGAAGGGGTCTGAAGATGAAGAGGAATGCAAAGATGACACTGACTTTGTGAACAACCATCCCAATGGAGAGGCTCAAACTGATGAGAGCAGCAAACCCTCACAGATGTATCCTGAcagtgaggaagaagaagaggacaAAGTATCTTCATGCACTGATCCTTTGGGAGATGAGGACCCAGCAGATGCCGAAGGTATAGGTGCAAAGGAGGTTGAACACACTGATGAAGTTCAGGcttctaaaaagaaagaagactcTGATCATATTGACCAGGATGACCTGGACTTCTAG